From a single Vibrio toranzoniae genomic region:
- the crp gene encoding cAMP-activated global transcriptional regulator CRP: MVLGKPQTDPTLEWFLSHCHIHKYPSKSTLIHAGEKAETLYYIVKGSVAVLIKDEEGKEMILSYLNQGDFIGELGLFEEDQERTAWVRAKSPCEVAEISFKKFRQLIQVNPDILMRLSAQMASRLQVTSQKVGDLAFLDVTGRIAQTLLNLAKQPDAMTHPDGMQIKITRQEIGQIVGCSRETVGRILKMLEEQNLISAHGKTIVVYGTR, encoded by the coding sequence ATGGTTCTAGGTAAACCCCAAACCGATCCAACATTAGAGTGGTTCCTTTCACACTGTCATATTCATAAGTACCCTTCAAAAAGTACTTTGATTCATGCTGGTGAAAAGGCAGAAACCTTGTACTACATTGTGAAAGGTTCTGTGGCAGTTCTTATCAAAGACGAAGAAGGTAAGGAGATGATTCTTTCTTACCTAAACCAAGGCGACTTCATCGGTGAGCTTGGCTTATTCGAAGAAGACCAAGAGCGTACTGCGTGGGTTCGAGCAAAATCTCCTTGTGAAGTCGCTGAGATTTCTTTCAAGAAATTCCGCCAACTTATCCAAGTGAACCCAGACATCCTGATGCGTCTTTCAGCGCAAATGGCAAGCCGCCTACAAGTAACTAGCCAAAAGGTTGGTGACTTAGCGTTCCTTGACGTAACCGGTCGTATCGCTCAAACGCTACTAAACCTAGCGAAACAACCCGATGCAATGACTCACCCTGACGGCATGCAAATCAAGATCACTCGTCAAGAAATTGGCCAGATCGTTGGTTGTTCTCGTGAGACAGTAGGTCGTATCTTAAAGATGCTAGAAGAGCAGAACCTAATTTCTGCACACGGTAAAACTATCGTGGTATACGGCACTCGTTAA